The genomic region CCTCCGTCGGCAGTGGACCGAAGTTAAGCGGAAGCGTTAACCCAGGGAACTTCTGGTGCAACAACATGCCCGGTGTGGTCGGAATCTTCGTCAGCCCGTCCAACGACAGATCACTCGACTCGGACCCACCGCACACCGATTTCGCGTGATCGGACAGGTGATCGCCGCTGGCGGCAGGACTCACGGCCGGTGTCGGTGGACTCGGCAGACCGCACTTGTGGTGCAGCAGATGGTGCCGCCGCCGGTAGCTCGAGTTGCACCTATCACAGTGGAACGGTTTCTGGCCGCTGTGGCTAAGCATGTGCGCCTTCAGCTGGTTCGAGTCGCTGAACTTCTGGTCGCACATCTCGCACTCGTACGGCTTCTCGCCGGTGTGCACGCGCAGATGCCGGCGCAGGTTAGCGACCTGCACGAACTGCCGGTCGCAGTGCGTGCAGGAGTACGGTTTCTCGCCCGTATGCAGCCGCATGTGCGTCTTGAGGTGATGGTCGCGCGTGAAGCGCTTGTGACACTCGGGACACTCGAACGGTTTCTCGCCGGTGTGCGTTCGCTCGTGGTTCTGCAGGACGTGCTTGTACCCGAACGAGCGGCTACAGATCTTGCACGTGAACACCTTATCGCGCGACGGGTCACGTGACGCAACCGAGGAGCAGGACGTCGATGAggaggaattgttgatgctgttcgaggtggtgctggtggtcgtGATCGTGGTCGGAAGCTCCACGCTACCGTTCGACTGTGGCGAAGACCCGGACGTTGGTGGTGAGATCGGTCCCGGACTTACCGGTATGTCGACCGGGATCGAGAGATGGTGCGGGTGCGTATGGCTCGGCGATCGCATCAGATGGTGcaggtgatggtgatggtgggcGGCGGACGATTCTTTGCGGGATGCGGCCTGATGCTTCCGCTTGGTAAGCTTCTTCGTCTGTGGCACTATCTCGGAGGTGGTGGACACGATGTGATTGTTGTTCGtgctactgctgttgttgttgttgttggcggcggcggcactAAGCTTCAGCGACTTGGAGCTTTTGTGGCTGAGCGCGGGCGAGATTGGACTCTGTGGTGGTGGAGGGCTGCTGTTATTGCTggtcggtgttggtggtgccCACGCACCGAACAGTGCGGCATGCGGTGGGAAGAGCCCGGTAGCGAGCGATGCCCGCAGGGACATTGGCAGTCCGGCGGCCATTAGAGCGGCGGCAGCCGTCTGGTTGGCGGCCAGCAGTTGGGGGGCAAGCATACCCATGGCGGATGCGGTGGCTGGGTGGAACCCACCGTACAGGGAGGGCGTGTGCTGGAAGTTCATACTGAGATGGTGCTGCTGGCGTTGGCCAGTGAGGGGCGGTGAGACCGACAGGCTGCGCTCCTCGTCACGGTTCATACCTTGCAACGTACGGACGGCGGCTAATCCTGCGATGGAGAAAGTAAtagaaaagaaatggaaatccataaataaaatggaacaaaaaaaaaggagtt from Anopheles stephensi strain Indian unplaced genomic scaffold, UCI_ANSTEP_V1.0 ucontig30, whole genome shotgun sequence harbors:
- the LOC118516473 gene encoding protein krueppel-like translates to MALSLLQDAQTARGLAAVRTLQGMNRDEERSLSVSPPLTGQRQQHHLSMNFQHTPSLYGGFHPATASAMGMLAPQLLAANQTAAAALMAAGLPMSLRASLATGLFPPHAALFGAWAPPTPTSNNSSPPPPQSPISPALSHKSSKSLKLSAAAANNNNNSSSTNNNHIVSTTSEIVPQTKKLTKRKHQAASRKESSAAHHHHHLHHLMRSPSHTHPHHLSIPVDIPVSPGPISPPTSGSSPQSNGSVELPTTITTTSTTSNSINNSSSSTSCSSVASRDPSRDKVFTCKICSRSFGYKHVLQNHERTHTGEKPFECPECHKRFTRDHHLKTHMRLHTGEKPYSCTHCDRQFVQVANLRRHLRVHTGEKPYECEMCDQKFSDSNQLKAHMLSHSGQKPFHCDRCNSSYRRRHHLLHHKCGLPSPPTPAVSPAASGDHLSDHAKSVCGGSESSDLSLDGLTKIPTTPGMLLHQKFPGLTLPLNFGPLPTEVTSDAGTAAMDLRASSRSRTPQQIAHIKSELPEQTEPEDLSMHSPRSPVSMEELDELDDAATLYLKQRQQLLQQQHHGMEL